From the Burkholderia mayonis genome, one window contains:
- a CDS encoding redoxin domain-containing protein, translating into MIVTTSNEPRIRRHSPFVAALRTPLAGVWVGIRFLLIPLLWLRYRTGSRMDWAFSVDAFMKRSLYPLTETPDDALKRDLELPASVQSRYDIADPADGETDAAPPPRSENGWASLGHHPIDLARFANGRPLLLILYRGNWCPYSRLHLADLSTVAHRLETLGVAVLAVSARRHDDWWRAKGISLAFAADPDGDLFHAMGVRIAPPLSHRVWGMLLPHESGFLFDRHGNLVAADVRRLNPTKTKQTFLSATRWLALAHELADAERIARHNF; encoded by the coding sequence GTGTGGGTCGGCATCCGTTTTCTGCTCATTCCGTTGCTCTGGCTGCGCTACCGCACGGGCAGCCGGATGGATTGGGCGTTCTCGGTGGACGCCTTCATGAAGCGATCGCTGTATCCGCTCACCGAGACACCGGACGATGCGCTGAAGCGCGACCTGGAACTTCCCGCGTCAGTCCAAAGCCGGTACGACATCGCCGACCCGGCCGACGGCGAAACCGATGCGGCGCCTCCTCCGCGCTCCGAAAACGGATGGGCGAGCCTCGGCCATCATCCGATCGATCTCGCGCGATTCGCGAACGGCCGGCCGCTGCTGCTCATTCTGTATCGAGGCAATTGGTGCCCCTACTCCAGGCTTCATCTCGCCGATCTTTCAACGGTGGCCCATCGCCTGGAAACCCTCGGCGTTGCCGTTCTGGCCGTCAGCGCCCGCCGTCACGACGACTGGTGGCGCGCAAAGGGCATCTCGCTCGCATTCGCCGCGGATCCGGACGGCGACTTGTTTCACGCGATGGGCGTTCGCATCGCCCCGCCGCTGTCGCATCGCGTGTGGGGCATGCTGCTGCCGCACGAGAGCGGCTTCCTGTTCGATCGGCACGGGAATCTCGTGGCCGCGGACGTGCGGCGACTCAATCCGACGAAAACCAAGCAGACGTTCCTCTCGGCGACACGATGGCTCGCACTCGCGCACGAGCTCGCCGACGCGGAGCGGATTGCGCGGCACAACTTCTGA